tcctcatttttctcttccatGGAGAACCAAAAGCACACCGAACGCTCATCAAGTTCTGGGAGAAGAAGCTTAAAGAGAAAGCTAGAGGAAGATCTCGAAGACGATCGAaaagtttcttcttcttcttcttcttcttcgcaATCTTCGGAAGATGCTCATCAAGATCTGGCGCGTGAAGTCCGTACACAAGTTGAGATTCTAGAATCTTCCTTTTCTTCATCTGAATCAGATCGAGCCTCTTCGAAACGCGCTATACACGTTCTCTCTGAATTTGCCA
This genomic interval from Capsicum annuum cultivar UCD-10X-F1 unplaced genomic scaffold, UCD10Xv1.1 ctg66809, whole genome shotgun sequence contains the following:
- the LOC124893884 gene encoding ARM REPEAT PROTEIN INTERACTING WITH ABF2-like — its product is MENQKHTERSSSSGRRSLKRKLEEDLEDDRKVSSSSSSSSQSSEDAHQDLAREVRTQVEILESSFSSSESDRASSKRAIHVLSEFAKNEEIVNVIVDCGAVPALVQHLQAPPHGSEGDGTHMPYEHEVEKGSAFTLGLLAIKVRFS